Sequence from the Maniola hyperantus chromosome Z, iAphHyp1.2, whole genome shotgun sequence genome:
tctagccccataaactacaaCTATACAAAAATCGCAtcgttttattactacagtccaagactattattataaaatttcaatataataaataaaatggtatTATTGTACACATGTAGGTATACTTTacttttccttagtttacttgAAAGGTTAACAAGTAGCTTCTCGGTGAAATGCGTAAGAGACGCACTGTACGCGGCCGACACGACCTTGTTATACTTCTTGCATATCACGAAGGCGAGTgtctcatgcttgtgtttaagtcgtatcggtataagcaAGGTACAGTAAACGTGTGAGttagcgagcgcttgctcgcgactgattggtccgacatgcacgcacacttacgcaatgcccgtgtatccgacgtaaccacaagtaaagtctactcgccttcgtgaattgcaagaactgtaccgcGAACTCATGATCTCCAGAAGGCCTCGTCGCATTTTTCTGCGCTTTGTTCATCTTTTAAGTcagctaaggaaaactaaagtatattatttaaacgAAGAGATTAAATGtcacaaattaaaatattaaaatataaatagttaaaAGTGTTTCAGTATCTGTGGTTATACTAGCGGGTGTTCAATACTTTTGGCCACGCGTGTACATAATTTTTAGATTGTGTATGAAAATATACTCCGTCAATGATAGATAAAAAGGTCAATATAGTGATCTGTTCTCTTCAGTGTCATTTCTTCTTTATCCGACTGGCGATCCATTCCAGACCCAAATGCAATCTGAAAAACATGGAATAGAAAAAATAAACGGAAAAACCAGCGCACTCTCCAAAGAGTTGTTATTTAAGAATAtagaagactagatgatgcctgccacttggtccgcgtggatttgtggatttggatttttaaaaagtcgttgattttccgggacaaaaagtagcctatgcccttccccggggtTGACGCtatctttataccaaatttcgtccaaatcggttgaacagataggccgtgaaaagctagcagacaaacagacagacacactttcgcatttaaaatattagtatggattaagctgTAATAAacgagtggttaggacgtccgcctcctaatctctcgatagttcaacggttaaacgagctgactgaaaaccgaaaggtcaccggttcaaaccccccacccgttgcactattgtcgtacctactccgaacacaagcttcacgcttaattggaggggaaaggggaatattagtcagcatgataaacttggctaatattcttttttaaaaaatcagcgATCGAAAGTTCGATCGCGGgcacttttcgaagttatgtgaagaaaatcatcgtgaggaaacctgcgcgCCGGAAAGTTCTCTgtaaatccgcacttggccaggtcccactctgagaggagactcgtgctctgtagtgagaggcgatgagttgatcatgattaatGACGATGATATAGAAGATAGAAATACTGCCGACCCTTCGCCGGTGAGCGCGCAGCAAGCCTGGATGTGCCACGGGTGTTGCTTGATGGACGTCAAGTCGAGTTGTTGCGATATCTCGGCAGCTGTCATCGACCCCTTCACATCCTGTCATGAGAACAACAActgttaataaataaagatgGTTTTTGGCTGCACTCGgatctgctggcaagtgatgatgcagcctacgATGGAGCACGCTTTTGACTTAAAGgttacccatattaaaagtaacctacagggtcccgttgacctggaatcatgaaatttggcaggtaggtaggtcttacggcagacattaggggaaaaatctggaaaccgcgaatttgtgattacatcacacctGTGGATTCTGAAACAGCTTTACGTCCTCCCTGAGGACGCGGTTGTCAAATAGCTAACTCCGGGCTAGTAGGTACAGAGAATCCCAGATCTAACTATTTTCGAGCGCAAGATAGAGACCTGTTTGTTAGCGAAGACAAGGAGGCACGCCCTGCTCAGCTCCTCGTGGGTCAGCATCCGGTGAAGCTCTTCCCGACTGATGCCCAGCCTCTGTCGATCCGTGGAGTCTATCACCATAATGACAAACTGGAACATGAAaacagacaaaaattaaaatttttattttgacataTATATAGACagcatactattattataaatgcgaaagtgtgtcagtctgtctgctagcttttcagggcccatccattcaacaaaatttgacaaaatttggaacagagaaaGCTTGTAcccaggggaaggacatatcaACATATCACAAACTAAATCTACCCGGCGAAGTagcaagcatcagctagtatcaaataaaACCTAGAACTTTATccatatttatctaaatatataaaaggaaaagttgatcgactgactgactgatctatcaacgcacagctcaaactactggacggatcaggctgaaatttggtatacagatagctattatgaattTGGCATCTGCAAggaagagtttttgaaaattcaacccctaagagggtgaaataggggtttgaaatttgtggagtccacacagacgaagtcgcgagcataagctagtcttataataTGTGCAAGTGTATCTTTGTGTATTTTGGAAGAGCTATTTATTCCCAACAGAAACTATATACTATGtagctgtcaaaattagtacGGAAAACTTCAATCATTGTTACAATCGCGattattctgattggctgaatttaaggTATCCCTgtggcaacaatgcattgtagccaatagtgagcgagcttcaaccaatcagaggtgattgtgatcgtgacatgaCATCATGACACCTACAAAAGGTGTCATTGTAAGTGCCACAGTAagtgtaagtaattaaatatcacttgctttaacggtgaaggaaaacatcatgaggaaacctgcatgcctgagagttctccataatgttctcaaaggtgtgggaagtctaccaatccgcacatggccaaacccttctcactctgagaggagacccgtgctctgcagtgagccggcgatgagttgatcatgatgatgatgatatagccACAGAGGGCAGCTATGGTTGGTCGCTAGTagataatgaaataagacaTTTACTTCACTGTTAGTGTAGTAAGTGTTCCACGCAGATCTCAGGCTCTGTTGGCCGCCAAGGTCCCACATGACGAAGCGGAGGTTCCTCCACACAACCTCCTCAACGTTGGAGCCAATGGTCGGCCGTGTGTGAACAGCTTCACCAAGTAGCAATTGGTACAATATTGTGGTTTTACCGGCATTATCTAGTCCCACCAGTACCAGCTTGTGTTCTGAGGAAAtatgatctaaatatatataaggaaaaggtgactgactgatctatcaacgtacagctcaaactactggacggatcgggctgaaatttggcatgcagatagctattgtgacgtaggcatccgctaagaaaggatttttgaaaattcaacccctaagggaatgaaatatgagtttgaaatttgtgtagtccacacggacgaagtcgcgagaataagctagtgacaaatatttttcaattcatTAACATAAAAATGGAGTAATTTCtgcaggaaaatatttttagcagCATTTTCGTTATGTAAACAATAGGCTGAGAGACTTTTCATAAAACAGTCCACGACCCTATAGTGACAATTAAAAACGTTAACTTAAAACTGAAGCTATGAAGATTCCAAAGTCCAAATGGGCATGAAACcagcatgcctaagagtttttTAAGatgtttttcaaaatgtatGAAAGTTTGCCATTCTATGtttggccagtgtggtacaCTTTGACCTTTCAATTCTTCTATATATTAACCCTCTAAACATAAAACTATCGTTAAGGATTATTACATGTCTAAAGGCTATGGTGTTTTGAGCTCTATATCTTGGAATGTTACGACATCAACGACATGATCTAAATGAACAATTAGATAATATCTAAAAGATTTCTTACCCTCGTTCCCGAACAAGCTCCAAATTTTCGATATAAGCAGGCCCATTGTAGATAGAACTATCACTTATTAGTGATTAATTAAACCACATCGTCAACAAAATACTGTAGTCATAAGTAATGTCAAAATGTCCccgcaaaatatttatttatccagTTCATCACGATATTTGCAATACTTGGCTATGTTTTCTCAACAAACATTATCATTGAAACATCTGTTAAGCaggaaatatcaaaaaatatgttACGCGTAAATTCATTTCTTTTCGAACAACACCTGTTGAAATCTGGGTCAAGATAAAGGTACACTGTACGGTGACGTACTTTCAAATTGAACTAACTCAGTTACATTGATATTTTCAATATTGACGATTTAATGCTCTccaatttatttaacaaaatattcacaaaagtaaaaaaaaatgatttaaaataattttagtaggtagatacaacTCATACACGTCACTCCCGATAATAGTGTATTTATTATCTATGCCTGTCACACAGTGACAACCAGTGTTTTCACATAAGACTTAGGAATTCGCCAATTCGCCTAGGGGAAATCAAGTGGGGCAGTTGTTAATgtagaaaaattcaaaattacattaattcacttcttgaataaaatttttttttgttttgttcacTGCACAGCGAAAATTACTTAGTTTTAGATTTTGTTAAAGAATGGTccaaatcagtaaaaaaaaccTGCCACCACTAAAGTGGTCCGCGGGCATGCAGAGTTTTTATTGTCTTTATAACATATAGACATATTTTAATACTTCACCAATTTCCACATTCGAGTTTTCGTACATAATCGCATAGTTCTACCTATTTAACatctttaaaagaaaaattagtttaaaaaacTAATCCAGTACAAAATTAGACTGATCAATCTGGGGGCACGGTAGTGCCCCCTGCCAAGTCGAGCAGGCACAACCGTACCTTTACGCTTCTAGGTAAACTTGTCCGATCTTAGGCCTCATCGACGACGTAGGTAAATAAAGTGGACTAATGGATAGTTCACATCCCATTACATGTACCTATTGGTGTAGTTCTAATAAAACTACGAATAACACGCAATGCGGCATTTTGTACTCTATCCAACTTCAGTAAATGTGTGTCAGCTGCATTATCAAAAACAAAACAGCCTTAATCAATTCGACTGCAGATTAATGCAATGTATAATTGTCTCAAATGTTTAGGATGTAACCCCCACGACACGCCAGCTAATATTTTTCTCTTCATCATTTTCTCCCTATTTTCATTGATATGTTTGCTCCAGCGTAATGACTTATCGATCAATATTCCCAAGTATTGAAGTCAATCTACATATTCAATCCTAAAATCATTAACTTCTAATGTAACATTTGGCTTTTTCTAGTGAATATAGCACATAATATAGCATTTTATAGCACAACTAGTACTTACTTGCTATACTATCACTAGCCATATCCATATCATGTAGGTAATTTTTGGTAACGATCACTCGTCTTTCAGGCGCCATAAATACTTATGACAACCACTCAGCGCAGGCATCGTCACATATTTgacctacctacaataaacaATTCAGTCGACCCGTGAAGGCGCATAGAAATGTAATTAAATCGTCAGGCAATATTTAGGTAGATGccaataattgttattacttatCATGTTATCTGGGGGCGCGGCAATGCCCCCGCCAAGTCGAGCAATTCTATTTACTGTTTACCAGAGAATGGTCATACTACTAGAACAACCAAATAATACAGCAAACACAAGATTCTTCAGCTAATGATTCATGAGAAAATAATCGGCAGAGGGCCAGAACGTCATGGCTGAAAAACTAATGTCAAATGgttttagatcatggtggctttagcaGAGGTAACAAAGgcgttatctgccaaagccaccatgatcaaaacTTCAAAGTCGCGGATCGTCCCTTCCTGTGTTGCGGGCAACAggtacgcagataaactttcagtttttataaaataacgaaggtctggccctcgcgggctcttagtGCATGGTAGTCGACAAGCCCACAAAAGACGGCAATACAAGATGAAAAATGagaaaagaaaaatgaaaaactTTTACAATCTTGAGAgataattattgtatataaacACTTCTTGTAATTATGTCacattattacttttttttaaatacaaaaaaaatatctaatagttatttgttatgcaagagtgcaaaatgttattttgtcgcgagagtttgtattgaattccgagccagcgaaggattctaaggaAGCGAAGGATGCGAAGGATTCTCAGGATTCTATCTTTGAaccgtagcgaggaattcaaaggctCGAGTGCAAAAAaatttgcacccgtgcgaaacacacaacttttcatctcactacaccgaggaaaacgctagatgattgatacaagaggcgccagtaccgtgaaggtttcaataagaagtttctGTATTAATAATTGTTAAGTGACCCGtaggaatttttatttttattaaattaaaatataattctgttctatttttatttaggtaattaaattcattcaatacaaactctcgggacaaaataacatctttgcacccttgcagaacaaataactaattaattatatattaattgttatgttattattattaatttattacattatattatatttattttttattgtcttATTATCTGCAATCATCACTCATGTCATTGGTTATTTTTAGATAAGTAATCTAAAAAAATTTCAGTGAAAGTATTGTCTTTTAAAGTATCGAATAATCCGCGATATTTGAAGCTCGGGCACATCATTTTGATAAGTGCTTCAGTCTGGTTTGCGCACACTGCAACCAAGTCAGCGTCTTCCTTCTTCGCTGCTTGATACCTGAGGACAAGAACAATAttcaataagtaagtaccttatATCTGGCTGCGTagtatctttatatataaaaggaaaaggtgactgactgactgactgactgactgatctatcaacgcacagctcaaactactggacggatcacgcttaAATTCGGCATGCAGGTAGCTCTTGGACGATcggtagctattataacgtaggcgtccgctaagaaagaattcttcaaaatgtaaaatagagggtttgaagtttatatgaaagtctgtcagttttgaagtgtctataaagaagttttgtagttaatatttttgcaattagcagtatgacatattttaataagctcatattaaaatctcatagttaaagatcaaacctaaggctgtaaaataggggtttaaaatttgtgtagtccacgcggacgaagtcgcgggcataagctagtttcttcaTAAAACTATAAAGAAATACTACGcagatacaataatatattttttgagaTACTAATACAGTGGGCCCGTAGCTGCATCTATATACAACTTGACTAACGTTCGACGCGTACCTACCCACAGAATAAAGTGACATTCCTAATATTATGgttaaaaccagccaagtgcgagtaagactcgcgccccgaggattccgtactacagtagtacagtggtatttttttttttgacattttgcacgataaatcaaaaactattatgcataaaaataaataaaaatctgtttagaatgtacagggaaagccctttcatatgattccccacttggtatattaatcttactttgaaagttgaaatactaattagtacctaattaattattggtttatgaaccatacattttttttttgatgtgaccacaaattcatggttttcggatttattcctttacttgttcaataagacctacctaactaccaaCGTCAAGTaccaaggtcaacgggaagtataagttttcttgacatacacgacggacagaccgaTATacgtacagacggacagactgagatatgttgtggccgtatggtaataattaaatgcggcaacggtgaaagatgtttattgagagccggcttatgatctactcttgcttatggactaacaatactaataaagaaatcttacatactattgttttaaacttattgcttaacgacctaacctacataattttgcatcacctctctttcaatccgatgtgtaggcaacctacttcgatatattgaggagttgcatttttatgttacagctaatatgaacagacgtttaaactgacaattcgtacatattacaacacATATACAtaagacaacgaagtgatcctataataagggtttcatttttagggttccgtacctcaaaaggaaaaacggaacccttataagatcactttgttgtctgtctgtctgtcaagaaacctacaggatacttcccgttgacctagaattatgaaatttagcaggtaggtagatcttatagctgacatttggggaagaatctgaaaaccgtgaatttagggttagatcacacaaaaaatattatctataaaatgaaaacaaaaaatcttgaaaaatgCAGAGCAAACGCttatcataattaaaaaaaataacttacacAGCATTGTTCGCGAGCTTCTCGAGTAACTCCTGTTTGTGGAGCATGTTCAAGGCGTTGCGTATAGCAGCGACGGCTGCTAGCGCTGTAGGGTACAGCTTGAGGGACTTCTGCAGCACAAGCGCCGCCATGTAGAACATCGTGGCGGCCGTCTCGATGTCCGCGTAGTTTGTCGCGTCGCACTCCCACGACAAATAGGATATAAAATCCTGCGCCACTACTGGCTGGATCGGAAATTCCTGGAAAATAAAGCACGATTAGGTTAGTAGGGGGTCTACCAAAAGTAGCCGTATTGtagaaaaaagctgtgatagcccaatggttagaacgtccgccttctaataggagattgggggttcgatcccgggcacacacctgtAACTTTCAGAGTTAggtgcgtttcaagtaattaaatatcacgtgctttaacggtgaaggaagacatcgtgaggaaaccatgcatgcctgagagttatccataatgttctcaaaggtgtgtgaagtctaccaatctgcacatggccagcgtggtagactatggccaaaacctttttcactctgtgaggagacccttgctctgaagtgagccggcgatgagtttatagggaccaaaagtagcctatgtccgtccccgggatgcaaactatctctgtatgaAATCtctatttcgtcaaaattgacgcactttagtatttataatataagattTGTATTTAATTAAGAATGAAACAATGAAATCTTACCAGTGTTCTCAAAACAAGTCTCTCCGTAAACTTCAAAACCTTAGCAGAGTAGGCATCCCCGCCGATTGTGACCAACGCCTTGAGAGAATAGCTCTTTCCGTGTATTTTCATCGCTATCCAATAGCAAGCGACACCAACCACTTGCAACTTGTTTATATTGAGTTCAGTGACCGAGAGTAGGGCATCCAAATACCATGCTACCGTTTGCACTACTGCAGGGTTTCCTATCGAGCCCTGGATATGAACATAATTATTTGGATTAACTAGGTACGAAAACAGTACAAACAGACTTcaatttttatcatcatcatcgcaacCAAGTGCTGGtgcactactgagaacgggccacttctcagaatgagaagggtttggccacgatgttttccttcaccgttaaatcaattcatataagtcccgcaaattgctaatgcgcatggcggattttagtgacgtcagcactagactaaagtttcatGGTATATATACGACaaataacgtcaaaatgacgtcatttcgatgttaatgagacatggttccagcgtaatagcaatttgcgggacatatgtTAGTATCAGACTCAATCAGCGACGTACACAGATCTAATAGCTAGATAATATGCAACTAGTGTGGCCCATATAGTCCTCTCGCTAAAgcagaggtacctacctacctactgagttacttgtgaaatgttattccttctattttacgttcgcttcggctattgcaGCCTaatatactgcaacccaccattgtacaataacatcaaaaacaaaaactctaagtattcaatttttaaaacaaatcaattgttttttttaaatacttgagTCAAAATAACTTCACTTcgcgttgtttgtcaagatctcgcGCACAAAATAGGTACAtcttggcaaacaaaaaaagtggccacggtgataaggacaaaaaatgaTCATTCGTTACGTTCTAGCTTAAGAACTTAAACTAAACTTACTCTTAGAGCTTAAATCGATTAGATAAGAGCAACTATTAGCATTTACTTAGCTacctcgctctaacagtaagtcacaatagggctacttgtaggtaggtacaggtagacgtaggtacttacgttgATGCTCAATATCCAATTCAAAATGGCAGCGCGTTTTGAGTCGCTTATATTTGGAACTTGAGGAGTTCTGTCCCTCATCATCAAATACTCAAACAGTTCTGGTCCGTAGGCTTGATTGTAACTCGAAGTATAGTAGTTAAGCCCTGgaacaaattaaaaagaaatactaaaaaatatatcCGGGAGAACacgcaaaattttattttactactttaTTGGCGTTACTAGCTTgcgtccgcgacttcgtccgcgtggaccatacacatttcaaccccctatttcacccccttaggaattgaattttcaaaaaccctttttaacggtcttttaaaaacataaatccacgcggacgaagtcgtgggcatcagctagtaaataattaaaaggcACTTACAGAAATCATCAGCTTGAGATGTGCTGTCTAAACGTTCAGTAAAAACTTCGTCTTCGTCTTCTTCGTCTGAAGAAGAAGACGACGCAGAAGCTTCGTCTTCTTCGTCATCAATGGCGGCTGCGGAAATACCTTCCTGTTCCTGACTGTGTGGTTTCAATGTCACGAATCGTTCTCCGAGTTCTTCTACACTACTCTCTTTAATAATGTCGTAGTCATCTTTAAAGACGTTATAACTCCAATCTAAGTCTTCATTCTTCCGTTTTATGGTCACATGTCGTAATACGTCTCTTCTGTGAACTATTTTAATTCTCTCGCATTTTCTTAGGTTATCATTTCCTTGATTAAGAGTTTTCAACGGCTGACGTCGATTATTTCGCTTTGGTGTAGATTTTGttaaaggcatttttgatggGGCTTCATTTTCTTTAGACATTACTACCAACGCCAGCGTGGCCGCTGCCTTTGAACACGAAATTAATATGACACGTTTCTTTGTAGAACTGTTACATGAACCtttggaatttttattttataaataccctCTCTGTGCTCAATATATTGTTAAGCTGCGTTGACACGATCAAAGTAGCTTACTCGAATGCTGCTATCGTGGCAAGTAGCAAGTTCGCAACCCGAGCGCATTTAGacaatgagtaggtacctagaatcatcttataaaaacaaaataatgtttaatagggtatttgacagcaTGTAAAATATAGAATTGATTATTGACTATTGATGGCATCCGTATTGAATATGAATTTTAGAAACCAACTAGGTATTTAGTCAGTTAAGAAAGACACGAGATATTTTAAGAGAAAATCGACAAAGAAAGCGTTGACTGTACGTAAAAAGTTgtgtgtacagtgcgacaaggctatcttggcgcgtggcgaaaatcggtactaacgttgccgtcaagtgtctgtcccctttgttcttgtttgaatattctaagcctttgttctacaacagcgccccctgtcattcaagtgccaagatagTCTTGTCACACACCGTATAGTATAGTCAACAACCAAAACAAATGACGTATGAGGCGCCATATTGTCAGGAAAGCCTTTTCGCGggatatataaataatataatcttttCTAGCACATTTCATACCCTGTAGATTTTGTGATATCtccttattttaaactagcagatgcccgcgacttcgtacgtgtggatgtaggttttaaaagcccgtggaaactctttgattttccgagataaaagtagacTGTGTCACCTGCCTGTGACTGTGTCCagtttttaactatatccatgcaaaaaatctcgtcgatcAGTTACACCCCTCACGCCTCCCTATCCGCCTTGTCCACTACTATCTCGCTGGCAAACaagtttagaatagaatagaattttcgAAGGAGTGTGTGGAATTTTCGTGATGAAAactttttccctactcgaacgACAATCACGGAAAAATCAcacttagaaaaaaaaattgaacttcaGTAAAATATTGCATACATTTATTTCtgacattaatattatttacatagatTCCGCAAACTGTAggttgatttcgtaaaacctgcatcaatcaataTTACAgtatcaattgttgtgattggctgaatttgtgcgattcaacaatgttgttgcaacaatgcattttagccaatagtgagcgagcgagcaatcagaggtgattgggatcgtgacattgtagctgtcattctacctcAATCGAGCAGCGTCTATAGATGgtctatagtaagcgacaggttgagatggcaatcggggtggggacgcctcgcagACCGCAGTGCGGGATgacgcgggtgacatgcgggtgtgcggaacgtccccccgcctcataccccgattgtcatctcgacttgtcgcgtccTATACCTAAATTACCTACCTTATGGAAATATTAACTAagtatgtttatatttaaagaaaTTGTTGTCTTCATAATCACAATGAATGCGTAGGTACAATAGATGTCGGTGAATGaatgcttacctacctacctcacaGATTTAGGTAGGTTCTTACTACATCAATGGCTTAGCCTTAGGTACCTAACGAGGCAGGCAGGATGCTTATATACATTTTGCCTTTGCAACCCTTTTGTATAGCTAGTTTCTTCTGTTTCTTGTATTgttttactgtaggtaggtacataaaaggtGTGTTCAATaaagattattaaataaaaaacagccCAAGTGCGAGATAGACTCGCGCACCAGGGGGTCCATATTAcacttgtattttttcgacatttcgcacgatacatcaaaaacttttgtgcataaaaataaataaaaacctgttttagaatgtacaagtgaagccctttcatacgataccccacttggtatactaatcataaaaagttgaaaatactaattttattgttcatgaacacgttttaattttttttatgatgtagccacaaattcatgtaccctgtaggtttcttgacagaccgacagacagacaacaaagtgatcctataaggattcagtttttccttttgaggtacggaaccctaaaaaaataaaaaaaatatgttcacgaacaaattaatttactaaatcacatgtaCCTATAGATGGCCCAGCCCAGTCCGTCAtaaacttgcagtgttctacataaaagagTTAGGTAtgccttgtacgatggtacggaacccttcgtgtgcgagtccgacgcgcacttgaccgatttttttattaaaagtgaaacttgttaaaaatatatacgCAACGTGGTCAGTTCCATGGAtggaaaattaattatatttaacacAGTCACAGGGACGCCTTCCGTCGTGCCCACTAAGTTGGTCTGATAAACCGCTCTGACCTTACGAAGCATATGGTCCAATTTGAAGGAACTCTCTCTGCTGCACTGCAGACTATTGTCACTCTCTACTCGACAAGAGAATCTCTGCCTGTGAAGCGTCATTAAAGCGGTGTTTGGCATGAATTTTTCTGGAGTACCCCTATTCAAAACTGCCCTGTAATTTATCAAGGCAACGTCGCATGGGAACGATGTTTTAATCAGAGGCAGAAACGTGTAGTGGCATAAATGAGTTCTACTTGCATCGATGAAGTAAATATCTAAGTTGTAGTTAAGAGTGTTCGCCAAGTATAGCGCTGTATGACTCGGCAGTTTT
This genomic interval carries:
- the Arl5 gene encoding ADP-ribosylation factor-like protein 5B, with product MGLLISKIWSLFGNEEHKLVLVGLDNAGKTTILYQLLLGEAVHTRPTIGSNVEEVVWRNLRFVMWDLGGQQSLRSAWNTYYTNSEFVIMVIDSTDRQRLGISREELHRMLTHEELSRACLLVFANKQDVKGSMTAAEISQQLDLTSIKQHPWHIQACCALTGEGLHLGLEWIASRIKKK
- the LOC138404570 gene encoding G2/mitotic-specific cyclin-A-like, yielding MSKENEAPSKMPLTKSTPKRNNRRQPLKTLNQGNDNLRKCERIKIVHRRDVLRHVTIKRKNEDLDWSYNVFKDDYDIIKESSVEELGERFVTLKPHSQEQEGISAAAIDDEEDEASASSSSSDEEDEDEVFTERLDSTSQADDFWLNYYTSSYNQAYGPELFEYLMMRDRTPQVPNISDSKRAAILNWILSINGSIGNPAVVQTVAWYLDALLSVTELNINKLQVVGVACYWIAMKIHGKSYSLKALVTIGGDAYSAKVLKFTERLVLRTLEFPIQPVVAQDFISYLSWECDATNYADIETAATMFYMAALVLQKSLKLYPTALAAVAAIRNALNMLHKQELLEKLANNAVYQAAKKEDADLVAVCANQTEALIKMMCPSFKYRGLFDTLKDNTFTEIFLDYLSKNNQ